One genomic region from Haloprofundus salinisoli encodes:
- a CDS encoding geranylgeranyl reductase family protein produces MTTHEYDVVVVGAGTAGCYAAATASNAGLDTVVVERKDAEEAGHIACGDALKGADAFPESIPKEQIQPAFTNTGVDHGRFEIPSHDTVLEIPVPGELAVIDRWEYGRLLIEGAENAGVEFHYDTVVQDVTQADDGTVTGVRGRHKGDVVEYEAAVTIDGAGSLSLLQDKVDFSGSTFDTNVRYSQFCSAYREIVEVKEPVEWDDALVFKPTKRAAGYLWYFPRTSTTINAGLGFQMNEQPMKLVEDLKQDLRARPEFEGATVTDKLGAALPTRRPYDSATAPGFIAAGDAAGHVNPTTGGGIAGAAYAGKYAAEQAVRAIEEGDVSEDALWRYNERVMDHFGGRYAGLDVYNVLSTAVDVDDLMGLLAALPGEKLAEALYSGKTSMSPLLMAQTGFKSLSYWREIKMFYQTKRLAERLMTHYDRYPTRPSALSGWQTHRDDLMDQIYETTGAEAKY; encoded by the coding sequence CGGGAACCGCCGGTTGCTACGCCGCCGCGACGGCGTCGAACGCGGGTCTCGACACCGTCGTCGTCGAGCGGAAGGACGCAGAGGAAGCGGGCCACATCGCCTGTGGCGACGCGCTGAAGGGCGCGGACGCGTTCCCCGAGTCGATTCCGAAAGAGCAGATTCAGCCCGCGTTCACCAACACGGGCGTCGACCACGGCCGCTTCGAGATTCCGAGCCACGACACAGTGCTGGAAATTCCTGTCCCCGGCGAACTGGCGGTCATCGACCGCTGGGAGTACGGCCGACTGCTCATCGAGGGAGCGGAGAACGCCGGTGTCGAGTTCCACTACGACACCGTGGTTCAGGACGTGACGCAGGCCGACGACGGCACCGTGACGGGCGTCCGCGGTAGGCACAAGGGCGACGTCGTCGAGTACGAGGCTGCGGTCACCATCGACGGCGCGGGGTCGCTCTCGCTGCTGCAGGACAAGGTCGACTTCTCGGGTTCGACGTTCGACACGAACGTCCGCTACTCGCAGTTCTGCTCGGCGTACCGCGAAATCGTCGAGGTGAAGGAACCCGTCGAGTGGGACGACGCGCTCGTGTTCAAACCGACGAAGCGCGCGGCGGGTTACCTCTGGTACTTCCCGCGCACCTCGACGACCATCAACGCCGGCCTCGGCTTCCAGATGAACGAACAGCCGATGAAACTCGTCGAGGACCTCAAGCAGGACCTCCGTGCGCGCCCTGAGTTCGAGGGTGCGACGGTCACCGACAAACTCGGCGCGGCGCTGCCGACTCGCCGACCGTACGACTCCGCCACCGCGCCGGGGTTCATCGCCGCGGGCGACGCCGCGGGCCACGTCAACCCGACGACCGGCGGCGGCATCGCCGGGGCCGCCTACGCGGGCAAGTACGCCGCCGAGCAAGCCGTCCGCGCCATCGAGGAAGGCGACGTGAGCGAGGACGCCCTCTGGCGCTACAACGAGCGCGTGATGGACCACTTCGGCGGTCGCTACGCCGGCCTCGACGTCTACAACGTCCTCTCGACGGCCGTCGACGTCGACGACCTGATGGGGCTGCTCGCGGCGCTCCCCGGCGAGAAACTCGCCGAGGCGCTGTACTCCGGTAAGACCTCGATGAGTCCGCTCCTGATGGCGCAGACCGGCTTCAAGAGCCTCAGCTACTGGCGGGAGATAAAGATGTTCTACCAGACGAAGCGGCTCGCCGAGAGACTGATGACCCACTACGACCGCTACCCGACGCGCCCGAGCGCGCTTTCGGGGTGGCAGACCCACCGCGACGACCTGATGGACCAGATCTACGAGACGACTGGCGCGGAAGCGAAGTACTGA